TGACTCATGGCACCCAAATTATAAATCTCATCAGGGTGCACATCTTGAATAATCCGCGTGATATTCATCGCATCACTTAAATCGCCATAATGTAAGGTAAACCGAATATCTTCCTCATGCGGATCTTGATATAAATGATCTACACGGTCTGTATTTAATAAAGAGGCGCGACGTTTAATACCATGTACCTGATAGCCTTTTTCTAGCAAAAGCTCGGCCAAATAGGCACCATCTTGTCCGGTGACCCCTGTAATTAATGCTGTTTTTTGATTTTTCATTTTAAACTTGACACCTCTTATTATTTTAATATAGTCTTAAACAAGTCAATATACGAATCTGCTTGAATTTTTAAATCATATTTTTTAATAGCATGCGCTCTAATAGATTCTCTATCAAATGAGTCCATGGTTACAAGAAACGTGTCAATCGTGTCTAATAATGCCATACTATTAACCGTTTTAGTCAACAAACCATTTTCACCATCTTGAATCATATCTGGAATGCCTCCAATTGGAAACCCTATAACGGGTGTACCGCACATAAGCGATTCTAAAACCGTATTAGGCAAGTTATCCATTAATGAGGGAATAACAAATACATCGGCAGCAGAATAGGCCATACTCATTAAGCGTTCATCATAAATAGAACCTAATTCAATCGTATTCTTAACAGACTCTAATGCACTTTTTTTACTCCCTACAGCACATAAAATCACATCATCACGTTGCATCAAGTCAAAAGCTTTTTTTAAATAGGCATATCCCTTTCGGTGATTACTAATGGAATCGGCTACAAATAAAATAACTTTTTTATTTTTGGGGATATTTAAAATCGCTCTTGAATAATTTCTATTTCTGGGTTGAAATACTTCAGCATTAATCCCATAAGGAATACAATACACTGGTTTTGATTTAAAAACAGTACTGTTTTGAGCTTCTAGTCCCAACCATTCCGAAGGTGCAACGATACTAATATTTGAGGCAGATTGTATGGCTTTAAATTTTAAAGATAAGTTTTCTTTAAATACACGTTTCTCTAGTTCTGATAGCTCTCTTGATAGAGGCTCTCCAACTGAATCTATACCTAAAGTTGTTTCCAAATAGTGTTCGCCACCCGTAAACGGATTCATATCATGCAAGGTCCAAACCACGGGTTTGGTGTTTTTTCTGAAAAAGGACTCATAATCTAAAAAACTGGCTACCCAATGCAAATTAATGATGTCGGCTTCTTGATAAAGTGGAGAACTGGTGATGTCGAAATTTGAATCTGGAAAACTAAATAATTCCAAACCAGATTCCCGTTGTTTTAAAAATTGCTGTTCTTTAGATGCTTTTGGTTTGTTAAGAATACCCATAACACGTAAAAAAAGCAATACTTTTTCTTTTAAAATATGAAACTTACTTTTGGATGAATGGCTTTTATGAAATTGAAATGTTTTAGGTAATGATTTTTCCTTATGTCTTAAAAGCACTTTAGAATCAACCGCTTTATGCAACAAACCTTCATGCAAACGCAAACAGGCATTTGCGGCGCCTCCTCTATCGTATGTGTTGACTATTAGTATTTTCATTTATGCTGTTTAATTCCATAGATATTTAACTGCATATCCATACCACAATATTCCGTTAACTTTACAAATGGAGATTTGCTTGATATCCCAGGAGAAGAAATATAGAGTCTAAAGCCCGCTTCTTTTAGTATTTGTATAATTTCATTCAATGTCTGTTCCTGCCCAACAAAAGAATGATATTCTACAAATATACGTGCCACATTCTCTAAATCTTCAGCTATATCTTTTAATACTGTGGTTTCTGCACCTTCTATATCTAATTTCAAAAAATCTACAGGTTTTTGTAAATAAGGTTTTAAGGAAGTCACTGGTATATCATGACTATTGGAATTATCACTTTTATTAATCGTTTCTAATAATCCAGCATCCGCACCTTCTGACTTGAACTTTAAAGTTGTTTCTTCATTCCATAAACCCTTTTTAATAAGTTTAACAGTATCAAAAGCACAACTCTTTATATTAGACTCCAAAATATCATAGATATAGGAATCTGGTTCAAATGCCACAATCTCTGCATCAGGAAATAGTTTCTTAAAATAAATAGTCGCTAATCCTATATTGGCACCACCATCAATGATATATGGCGACTGATTTTTAGTTTTAAACTTATAAATTTCAGTTCTAAAAATCTCATCGTACATAAATAAGAAAGAAGCACTATCAGGAATAACCAACTTAAACCCATCAATAACAGCTGATGTTTTTGTATATCTTGGTACTCGTTTTAATTTTTCGAATTCAGTTTCAGACTTTAAAGAAATCTTATTAAGCTTTCGCTTTATAAGTGCTTTAATCTCTGGAGAAATATACTTCTTCATTTATAAATAGTTAAAAAATTCTAATTCAACTTTTGAAAGACTCTCGAAAGATTGAATTAATTCAACTGAAATCTCTTCTTTATATGAACCTACTTTTCCTTTTCTAATAAAGTCTTCATTTGCATCCCATTCTTTATTATTCCAACCAAATTCTTTTTCTTTCTTCTTCATTTGCTCAAAAGAGTTTCCTTCTATAGCTTTATAAATTAAATC
Above is a window of Bizionia sp. M204 DNA encoding:
- a CDS encoding glycosyltransferase yields the protein MKILIVNTYDRGGAANACLRLHEGLLHKAVDSKVLLRHKEKSLPKTFQFHKSHSSKSKFHILKEKVLLFLRVMGILNKPKASKEQQFLKQRESGLELFSFPDSNFDITSSPLYQEADIINLHWVASFLDYESFFRKNTKPVVWTLHDMNPFTGGEHYLETTLGIDSVGEPLSRELSELEKRVFKENLSLKFKAIQSASNISIVAPSEWLGLEAQNSTVFKSKPVYCIPYGINAEVFQPRNRNYSRAILNIPKNKKVILFVADSISNHRKGYAYLKKAFDLMQRDDVILCAVGSKKSALESVKNTIELGSIYDERLMSMAYSAADVFVIPSLMDNLPNTVLESLMCGTPVIGFPIGGIPDMIQDGENGLLTKTVNSMALLDTIDTFLVTMDSFDRESIRAHAIKKYDLKIQADSYIDLFKTILK
- a CDS encoding FkbM family methyltransferase; the encoded protein is MKKYISPEIKALIKRKLNKISLKSETEFEKLKRVPRYTKTSAVIDGFKLVIPDSASFLFMYDEIFRTEIYKFKTKNQSPYIIDGGANIGLATIYFKKLFPDAEIVAFEPDSYIYDILESNIKSCAFDTVKLIKKGLWNEETTLKFKSEGADAGLLETINKSDNSNSHDIPVTSLKPYLQKPVDFLKLDIEGAETTVLKDIAEDLENVARIFVEYHSFVGQEQTLNEIIQILKEAGFRLYISSPGISSKSPFVKLTEYCGMDMQLNIYGIKQHK